In Accipiter gentilis unplaced genomic scaffold, bAccGen1.1, whole genome shotgun sequence, the following are encoded in one genomic region:
- the LOC126037058 gene encoding ubiquitin-associated protein 2-like, with translation MQRSEIQITRHTSVENTTLLQPSRTFSTASTSAPSSTSLVVSMASSMNTANSLGLSVTSVSLAGATTGSAPLVSSELGPAEHEGSGCAPSVELTASEEEGSSVWN, from the exons atGCAACGGAGTGAGATTCAAATTACTAGG CACACCAGTGTTGAGAACACAACTTTGCTCCAGCCCTCAAGAACCTTTTCAACTGCTTCAACCTCAGCCCCTAGCAGCACCTCTTTGGTTGTCAGCATGGCAAGCAGTATGAACACTGCAAACAGCCTTGGCCTGAGTGTTACCAGTGTGTCTCTAGCAGGTGCTACCACAGGGTCAGCTCCCTTGGTGTCTTCAG agctggggcctgCTGAGCATGAAGGTTCTGGCTGTGCACCATCAGTGGAGCTGACGGCCTcagaggaggagggcagcagtGTATGGAATTGA